Proteins encoded in a region of the Streptomyces sp. NBC_00258 genome:
- a CDS encoding NAD-dependent epimerase/dehydratase family protein has product MGKVVLVTGVARQLGGRFVRRIQRDPEVDRVVAVDAVPPEHHLGGADFVRADIRQPAIARVLAEHSVDTVVHLDVTATPLGGGSRTTVKETNVIGTMQLLGACQKSPTVKRLVVKSSTNVYGSAPRDPAVFTETTPPKSLPSGGFAKDTVEVEGYVRGFARRRPDVAVCVLRFANILGPSADSPLAAYFSLPVLPTVLGYDPRLQFVHEDDVIEVLRIASHEPRRGTLNSGTFNIAGDGVLLLSQCARRLGRPTVPVLMPAVSWVGSALRTLGMTDFSPEQLRLLTHGRVVATRQMRETLGYGPRYTTAETFADFARSRGPGLLPPEALAGAVDRIAALPVLGGGHLPTQSAN; this is encoded by the coding sequence TTGGGGAAGGTCGTGCTCGTGACCGGAGTGGCCCGTCAGTTGGGGGGCCGGTTCGTACGACGGATTCAGCGTGACCCCGAGGTGGACAGGGTGGTCGCCGTGGACGCGGTCCCGCCGGAGCACCACCTGGGCGGCGCCGACTTCGTACGGGCCGACATAAGGCAGCCCGCCATCGCCAGGGTGCTGGCGGAGCACTCCGTGGACACGGTGGTGCACCTGGACGTGACGGCGACCCCGCTGGGCGGCGGCAGCCGGACCACGGTCAAGGAGACCAACGTCATCGGCACCATGCAGCTGCTGGGTGCCTGCCAGAAGTCGCCGACGGTCAAGCGGCTCGTCGTGAAGTCCAGTACGAACGTGTACGGGTCGGCTCCGCGTGATCCGGCCGTCTTCACCGAGACCACCCCACCCAAGTCGCTGCCCAGCGGCGGCTTCGCGAAGGACACGGTCGAGGTCGAGGGATATGTGCGGGGGTTCGCGCGGCGGCGGCCCGACGTCGCCGTGTGTGTGCTGCGGTTCGCGAACATCCTCGGGCCGAGCGCGGACTCGCCGCTCGCCGCGTACTTCTCGCTGCCCGTGCTGCCGACCGTGCTCGGCTACGACCCGCGGCTGCAGTTCGTGCACGAGGACGACGTGATCGAGGTGCTGCGGATCGCCTCGCACGAGCCGCGGCGCGGCACGCTCAACAGCGGCACGTTCAACATCGCCGGCGACGGTGTCCTGCTGCTCTCGCAGTGCGCGCGCCGGCTCGGCCGGCCCACGGTTCCCGTGCTGATGCCCGCGGTGAGCTGGGTGGGCTCGGCGCTGCGTACGCTGGGCATGACGGACTTCTCGCCGGAGCAGCTGCGGCTGCTCACCCACGGCCGGGTCGTGGCGACCCGGCAGATGCGCGAGACGCTCGGCTACGGTCCCAGGTACACGACCGCGGAGACCTTCGCGGACTTCGCACGCAGCCGGGGGCCCGGACTCCTGCCCCCCGAGGCCCTTGCGGGGGCCGTCGACCGGATCGCGGCACTGCCTGTACTCGGCGGTGGCCACCTCCCGACGCAGAGCGCCAACTGA
- a CDS encoding lysophospholipid acyltransferase family protein — translation MADAKVIPFDDDRSRGSAVQRPPRRRGAGSRRKGEPVAVREVQPLPARTIPQDDVPVTREEPAAVEKPQENGWDRRIAGGLSFLRRRLTGEYEVDDFGYDQELTDQVLMSMLRPLYEKYFRVEVKGIENIPSEGGALIVANHSGTLPLDGLMMQVAVHDNHPDGRHLRLLAADLVFMLPVVNELARKAGHTLACAEDAERLLERGELVGVMPEGFKGIGKPFSERYKLQRFGRGGFVSTALRQGTPIIPCSIVGAEEIYPMIGNSKTLARLLGFPYFPITPTFPWLGPLGGVPLPTKWTIQFGEPILTDGYPPEAAEDPMLMFNLTDQVREQIQHTLYKLLVQRRSVFF, via the coding sequence ATGGCGGACGCCAAGGTCATTCCGTTCGACGACGACCGGTCCCGCGGGAGTGCCGTACAGCGGCCGCCGCGGCGCCGGGGCGCGGGGAGCAGGCGCAAGGGCGAGCCGGTGGCGGTTCGTGAGGTCCAGCCCCTGCCCGCACGAACGATTCCGCAGGATGATGTTCCCGTGACGCGTGAGGAACCGGCTGCTGTGGAGAAGCCGCAGGAGAATGGCTGGGACCGGCGCATCGCCGGCGGCCTGTCCTTCCTGCGGCGGCGACTGACGGGTGAGTACGAGGTCGACGACTTCGGTTACGACCAGGAGCTCACCGACCAGGTCCTGATGTCGATGCTGCGGCCCCTCTACGAGAAGTACTTCCGCGTAGAGGTGAAGGGCATCGAGAACATCCCGTCGGAGGGCGGGGCGCTGATCGTCGCCAACCACTCCGGGACGCTGCCGCTGGACGGCCTGATGATGCAGGTCGCCGTCCACGACAACCACCCCGACGGCCGTCATCTGCGGCTCCTCGCGGCCGACCTGGTCTTCATGCTGCCGGTGGTCAACGAACTGGCCCGCAAGGCCGGTCACACGCTCGCCTGCGCGGAGGACGCCGAACGGCTCCTGGAGCGCGGCGAGCTGGTCGGTGTGATGCCGGAGGGCTTCAAGGGCATTGGCAAGCCGTTCAGCGAGCGCTACAAGCTCCAGCGCTTCGGCCGCGGCGGCTTCGTGTCGACAGCCCTGCGCCAGGGCACGCCGATCATCCCGTGCTCCATCGTGGGCGCGGAGGAGATCTACCCGATGATCGGCAACTCCAAGACGCTGGCACGTCTCCTCGGCTTCCCGTACTTCCCGATCACGCCCACCTTCCCGTGGCTGGGCCCGCTCGGCGGGGTCCCGCTCCCGACGAAGTGGACGATCCAGTTCGGCGAGCCGATCCTGACCGACGGCTACCCGCCGGAGGCGGCAGAGGATCCCATGCTCATGTTCAACCTGACGGACCAGGTGAGAGAGCAGATCCAGCACACGCTCTACAAGCTGCTGGTGCAGCGCAGGTCGGTGTTCTTCTAA
- a CDS encoding DUF5667 domain-containing protein: MIANVSAHRRANAFAQALEEQPDRGTAAEQSEGPAPAAVDRPEQGRMLSLATGLGELPKPELDPEVKVVQRAQLVAAMEAMLQEGTAAGGGAADPSVPEQRSHRGRGAHRATGLGKLRPRSRLSKGLAAGGLTVGVAAGAFSGVAAASSDALPGDSLYGLKRGMEDLKLGMADGEGDRGRLYLDQASTRLSEARRLMERGRSGPLDHESLGEIRRALSGMQHDASEGHRLLHEAYERDPDSLGPIQALSAFSQSHRDAWGALRDRLPVQLGDVSRQVSSVFDAIDEEVEPLRSLLPQPPSPEGTGRHRGASSDATGSSRTDRPAAPSATGGGSSDGTGSSGGKPKPSTSKTQDDGLLGGNTGGLLDPPEDETSASPSGRNTPPAEPDVTLPPLLPGLLPGLGIDSEDAN, translated from the coding sequence GTGATCGCGAACGTATCGGCGCACCGGCGGGCGAACGCCTTCGCCCAGGCCCTGGAAGAGCAGCCGGACCGGGGCACGGCGGCCGAGCAGTCCGAAGGCCCTGCTCCGGCCGCCGTGGACCGGCCCGAGCAGGGCCGGATGCTGTCCCTGGCGACCGGCCTCGGCGAACTGCCCAAACCGGAGCTGGACCCCGAGGTCAAGGTCGTCCAGCGGGCACAGCTGGTGGCCGCGATGGAGGCCATGCTCCAGGAGGGCACGGCCGCGGGGGGCGGGGCGGCGGACCCTTCGGTGCCCGAGCAGCGCTCCCACCGGGGCCGGGGCGCGCACCGGGCGACCGGGCTGGGGAAGTTGCGACCGCGTTCCCGGCTGTCGAAGGGGCTCGCCGCGGGCGGGCTCACCGTCGGTGTGGCCGCCGGAGCCTTCAGCGGTGTCGCCGCTGCCAGTTCCGACGCCCTGCCCGGTGATTCGCTCTACGGGCTCAAGCGCGGCATGGAGGACCTCAAGCTGGGCATGGCCGACGGCGAGGGCGACCGCGGCCGGCTCTACCTCGACCAGGCCTCCACCCGGCTGAGCGAGGCGCGCCGCCTGATGGAGCGCGGCCGTTCGGGGCCCCTCGACCACGAGTCCCTGGGCGAGATCCGGCGTGCGCTGTCCGGCATGCAGCACGACGCCTCCGAGGGGCACCGCCTGCTGCACGAGGCCTATGAGCGGGACCCGGACTCCCTGGGCCCCATCCAGGCCCTCTCCGCCTTCTCCCAGTCGCACCGCGACGCCTGGGGCGCCCTGCGCGACCGGCTGCCCGTGCAACTCGGCGACGTCAGCCGCCAGGTCAGCTCGGTCTTCGACGCCATAGACGAAGAGGTCGAGCCGCTGCGCTCGCTGCTCCCGCAGCCGCCCTCCCCGGAGGGCACCGGCCGCCACCGCGGCGCGAGCTCGGACGCCACCGGCTCGTCCCGTACGGACCGCCCGGCCGCCCCCAGCGCCACCGGCGGCGGCTCGTCCGACGGCACCGGGTCCAGCGGCGGCAAGCCCAAGCCGTCCACGTCCAAGACCCAGGACGACGGCCTGCTCGGCGGCAACACCGGCGGCCTCCTGGACCCGCCCGAGGACGAGACCAGCGCCTCCCCGTCCGGCAGGAACACCCCACCGGCAGAGCCGGACGTGACCCTGCCGCCCCTCCTCCCGGGCCTGCTGCCCGGCCTGGGAATCGACAGCGAGGACGCGAACTAG
- a CDS encoding ECF subfamily RNA polymerase sigma factor, BldN family, translated as MYPHVGVDASGLATLRATVLDRLRGFVPTAYAVPALAVSVAPVGPCYALADGSAAVVRRGRSSASATTARRPAADSDSARMMDLVERAQAGEAEAFGRLYDQYSDTVYRYIYYRVGGKATAEDLTSETFLRALRRIGTFTWQGRDFGAWLVTIARNLVADHFKSSRFRLEVTTGEMLDANEVERSPEDSVLESLSNAALLDAVRRLNPQQQECVTLRFLQGLSVAETARVMGKNEGAIKTLQYRAVRTLARLLPEDAR; from the coding sequence GTGTACCCACACGTCGGGGTTGACGCCTCGGGCCTGGCTACGCTGCGCGCAACGGTCCTCGACCGCCTGCGCGGCTTCGTCCCCACCGCGTACGCCGTCCCCGCCCTCGCTGTCTCCGTCGCGCCCGTCGGCCCGTGCTACGCACTGGCGGACGGCAGCGCGGCGGTGGTCAGACGAGGTCGTTCGAGCGCGTCGGCCACCACCGCACGCCGCCCGGCCGCAGACAGTGACAGCGCCCGGATGATGGACCTCGTGGAGCGCGCACAGGCCGGTGAGGCCGAGGCCTTCGGCCGGCTCTACGACCAGTACAGCGACACTGTGTACCGCTATATCTATTACCGCGTCGGCGGAAAGGCGACCGCGGAAGACCTCACGAGCGAGACGTTCCTGCGCGCACTGCGCCGCATCGGCACGTTCACCTGGCAGGGCCGTGACTTCGGCGCCTGGCTGGTCACCATTGCCCGCAACCTCGTCGCGGACCACTTCAAGTCGAGCCGCTTCCGGCTCGAAGTGACCACCGGCGAGATGCTCGACGCCAACGAGGTCGAGCGCTCCCCCGAGGACTCCGTCCTGGAGTCCCTCTCGAACGCGGCGCTGCTGGATGCCGTCCGCCGCCTCAACCCGCAGCAGCAGGAATGCGTGACCCTGCGCTTCCTCCAGGGCCTCTCGGTCGCCGAGACCGCCCGCGTGATGGGCAAGAACGAGGGCGCGATCAAGACCCTCCAGTACCGGGCGGTGCGCACACTGGCCCGGCTCCTCCCGGAAGACGCCCGCTGA
- a CDS encoding HAD family hydrolase gives MAALGWLTPRRRSATARSVLAGEASAEAARKSSQELEELAHEAAPAGTEPEFPVVGDDRAAAFFDLDNTVMQGAALFHFGRGLYKRKFFETRDLYRFAWQQAWFRLAGVEDPEHMQDARDSALSIVKGHRVSELMSIGEEIYDEYMAERIWPGTRALAQAHLDAGQKVWLVTAAPVEIATVIARRLGLTGALGTVAESVDGVYTGKLVGEPLHGPAKAEAVRALAAAEGLDLGRCAAYSDSHNDIPMLSLVGHPYAINPDSKLRKHARTLDWRLRDYRTGRKAAKVGIPAAAGVGAVAGGTAAAIALHRRRR, from the coding sequence ATGGCCGCTCTCGGATGGCTCACCCCCCGTAGGCGCTCCGCCACCGCGCGGAGCGTGCTGGCAGGCGAGGCCTCGGCTGAGGCTGCGCGCAAGTCCTCCCAGGAGTTGGAGGAGCTCGCGCACGAAGCCGCGCCCGCAGGCACCGAACCGGAGTTCCCGGTGGTCGGTGACGACAGGGCCGCCGCGTTCTTCGACCTCGACAACACCGTGATGCAGGGCGCTGCGCTGTTCCACTTCGGCCGCGGCCTCTACAAGCGGAAGTTCTTCGAGACCCGCGACCTCTACCGGTTCGCCTGGCAGCAGGCCTGGTTCCGGCTGGCCGGCGTCGAGGACCCCGAGCACATGCAGGACGCCCGCGACTCGGCGCTGTCCATCGTGAAGGGCCACCGCGTCTCCGAGCTGATGTCGATCGGCGAGGAGATCTACGACGAGTACATGGCCGAGCGCATCTGGCCCGGCACCCGCGCACTCGCCCAGGCCCACCTGGACGCAGGTCAGAAGGTGTGGCTGGTCACGGCGGCACCCGTGGAGATCGCCACGGTGATCGCCCGCCGCCTGGGCCTGACCGGCGCGCTCGGCACGGTCGCCGAGTCGGTCGACGGCGTCTACACCGGCAAGCTCGTCGGCGAACCGCTGCACGGCCCCGCCAAGGCGGAGGCGGTACGCGCCCTGGCCGCGGCGGAGGGCCTGGACCTCGGCCGCTGCGCCGCGTACAGCGACTCCCACAACGACATCCCGATGCTCTCGCTGGTCGGGCACCCGTACGCGATCAACCCGGACTCCAAGCTCCGCAAGCACGCCCGCACGCTCGACTGGCGGCTGCGCGACTACCGCACGGGCCGCAAGGCGGCGAAGGTCGGCATTCCCGCCGCGGCCGGCGTCGGCGCGGTCGCGGGCGGCACGGCGGCCGCGATCGCCCTGCACCGCCGCCGTCGCTGA
- a CDS encoding glutaredoxin family protein has protein sequence MVRMSPIFRRGERRAEKSVSPERLVTLIGKPDCHLCEDAQEVVEKVCGDLGVRWEKKDITQDEELHREYWEQIPVVLVDGAQHTFWRVDEERLRRVLKA, from the coding sequence ATGGTTCGTATGAGCCCCATCTTTCGGCGTGGTGAGCGTCGTGCGGAGAAGAGCGTGTCGCCGGAGCGGCTGGTCACTTTGATCGGGAAGCCCGACTGCCATTTGTGCGAAGACGCACAGGAAGTCGTGGAGAAGGTCTGTGGTGATCTCGGTGTCCGCTGGGAGAAGAAGGACATCACCCAGGACGAGGAACTGCACCGCGAGTACTGGGAGCAGATCCCGGTGGTGCTGGTGGACGGGGCCCAGCACACGTTCTGGCGGGTGGACGAGGAGCGGCTGCGCAGGGTGCTCAAGGCGTAG
- a CDS encoding redox-sensing transcriptional repressor Rex, translating to MATGRTHRPATRSRGIPEATVARLPLYLRALTALSERSVPTVSSEELAAAAGVNSAKLRKDFSYLGSYGTRGVGYDVEYLVYQISRELGLTQDWPVVIVGIGNLGAALANYGGFASRGFRVAALIDADPEMAGKPVAGIPVQHTDELEKIIDDNGVSIGVIATPAGAAQQVCDRLVAAGVTSILNFAPTVLTVPDGVDVRKVDLSIELQILAFHEQRKAGEEAEAAMEAEAEAAAAAKEAGKGPDGDVPAVMPA from the coding sequence GTGGCAACTGGCCGAACTCACCGACCGGCGACCCGCAGCCGAGGGATTCCCGAGGCCACCGTCGCCAGGCTTCCGCTGTACCTCCGAGCCCTCACCGCTCTGTCGGAGCGCTCGGTACCCACGGTCTCCTCCGAGGAGCTCGCGGCCGCGGCGGGGGTCAACTCCGCCAAGCTGCGCAAGGACTTCTCGTACCTCGGGTCGTACGGGACGCGCGGTGTGGGCTACGACGTCGAGTACCTCGTCTACCAGATCTCCCGCGAGCTCGGCCTTACCCAGGACTGGCCGGTCGTGATCGTCGGTATCGGTAACCTCGGCGCGGCGCTGGCCAACTACGGCGGGTTCGCCTCGCGCGGGTTCCGTGTCGCGGCGCTGATCGACGCCGATCCCGAGATGGCCGGCAAGCCCGTCGCCGGGATCCCCGTGCAGCACACCGACGAGCTGGAAAAGATCATCGACGACAACGGTGTGTCGATCGGTGTCATCGCGACCCCCGCCGGCGCCGCCCAGCAGGTCTGCGACCGGCTCGTCGCCGCCGGTGTGACCTCCATCCTGAACTTCGCGCCGACCGTGCTGACCGTCCCCGACGGTGTCGACGTACGCAAGGTCGATCTCTCCATCGAGCTGCAGATCCTCGCCTTCCACGAGCAGCGCAAGGCCGGCGAGGAGGCCGAGGCGGCGATGGAGGCGGAGGCCGAGGCGGCCGCCGCGGCCAAGGAGGCCGGGAAAGGGCCCGACGGGGATGTCCCCGCCGTGATGCCGGCATGA
- a CDS encoding glutamyl-tRNA reductase, whose amino-acid sequence MSLLVVGLSHRSAPVSVLERAALSADAQIKLLQDTVAAEPAAEAAVLATCNRIELYADVDKFHAGVAELSTLLAQHSGVGLEELTPYLYVHYEDRAVHHFFSVACGLDSMVVGEGQILGQIKDALATAQELHTAGRLLNDLFQQALRVGKRAHSETGIDRAGQSLVTFGLEQLSSGAPADAWLKGKRALVIGAGSMSSLAAATLARAGVAELVVANRTFDRAERLAALLAEQYGQRPAEQGDLDVLARAVPMESVPGELTRADVVVSCTGATGLVLTADLVAEAVEGRTGAPAVERAADSAAVRSGLPPTSVGSEDGCPLDLSAVQGSAVQGATGFSVMGEAAVAGMDAATLEQHAAWVDNGTVDRREGRRTPEIDTEAVAALAAAAAALGRVPERRRPEPVAEVPRPLPVLSLLDLAMPRDIDAAAHRLLGVRLVDIESLAEASADAPMAADVDQVRRIVADEVAAFDAAQRAAHITPTVVALRAMAADVVASEIARLDGRLPGLDDKQRGEITQTVRRVVDKLLHAPTVRVKQLAAEPGGAGYADALRTLFDLEPETVAAVSRADDNSPDGNSRDEDSAAFGGLYFDRENFDSKNFESAENRGRA is encoded by the coding sequence ATGAGTCTTCTTGTCGTCGGGCTGAGCCACCGCAGCGCTCCGGTCAGCGTCCTGGAGCGGGCCGCGCTGTCCGCGGACGCCCAGATCAAGCTGCTCCAGGACACGGTCGCCGCCGAGCCGGCCGCCGAGGCCGCGGTGCTCGCCACCTGCAACCGGATCGAGCTCTACGCCGACGTGGACAAGTTCCACGCGGGCGTCGCCGAGCTCTCCACGCTGCTCGCGCAGCACAGCGGCGTCGGTCTCGAGGAGCTCACCCCTTATCTGTACGTGCACTACGAGGACCGGGCCGTCCACCACTTCTTCTCGGTGGCCTGCGGGCTCGACTCGATGGTCGTCGGCGAGGGCCAGATCCTCGGCCAGATCAAGGACGCCCTCGCCACCGCGCAGGAACTGCACACGGCCGGGCGGCTGCTGAACGACCTCTTCCAGCAGGCGCTGCGGGTCGGCAAGCGTGCCCACTCCGAGACCGGCATCGACCGGGCCGGGCAGTCCCTGGTGACCTTCGGCCTGGAGCAGCTGTCGTCCGGCGCCCCGGCCGACGCCTGGCTCAAGGGCAAGCGGGCCCTCGTGATCGGCGCGGGCTCCATGTCCTCGCTCGCCGCGGCGACGCTCGCGCGGGCCGGGGTGGCCGAGCTGGTCGTCGCCAACCGGACGTTCGACCGGGCGGAGCGCCTCGCGGCCCTGCTCGCCGAGCAGTACGGACAGCGCCCGGCGGAACAGGGCGACCTGGACGTGCTGGCCCGCGCGGTACCGATGGAATCGGTGCCGGGCGAGCTGACACGTGCCGATGTCGTCGTGTCCTGCACCGGCGCGACCGGGCTGGTTCTGACGGCGGACCTCGTGGCCGAGGCCGTCGAGGGACGCACGGGCGCGCCCGCCGTGGAGCGCGCCGCCGACTCCGCCGCCGTACGGTCCGGCCTTCCGCCCACCAGCGTCGGCAGCGAGGACGGCTGTCCGCTCGACCTGTCCGCCGTGCAGGGTTCCGCCGTGCAGGGGGCCACCGGTTTCTCCGTCATGGGGGAGGCCGCGGTGGCCGGTATGGACGCGGCCACCCTGGAGCAGCACGCCGCCTGGGTGGACAACGGGACGGTCGACCGTCGCGAGGGCCGCCGTACACCCGAGATCGACACCGAGGCCGTCGCCGCCCTCGCCGCCGCCGCGGCCGCCCTCGGGCGGGTGCCCGAGCGGCGCCGGCCCGAGCCCGTCGCCGAGGTGCCCCGGCCCCTGCCCGTGCTCTCCCTGCTCGACCTCGCCATGCCCCGCGACATCGACGCGGCCGCGCACCGGCTGCTCGGGGTGCGGCTGGTGGACATCGAGTCCCTCGCCGAGGCCTCCGCGGACGCCCCGATGGCCGCCGACGTCGACCAGGTGCGGCGGATCGTCGCCGACGAGGTCGCCGCCTTCGACGCCGCTCAGCGGGCCGCGCACATCACGCCCACCGTCGTGGCGCTGCGCGCCATGGCCGCCGACGTCGTGGCGAGCGAGATCGCCCGGCTCGACGGCCGGCTGCCCGGCCTCGACGACAAGCAGCGCGGCGAGATCACCCAGACCGTGCGACGCGTCGTGGACAAGCTCCTGCACGCGCCGACCGTACGGGTCAAGCAACTGGCCGCCGAGCCCGGCGGTGCCGGGTACGCGGACGCGCTGCGGACCCTGTTCGACCTGGAACCCGAGACGGTCGCCGCCGTCTCCCGGGCCGATGACAACAGCCCGGACGGCAACAGCCGGGACGAGGACAGCGCTGCCTTCGGCGGCCTGTACTTCGACCGCGAGAACTTCGACAGCAAGAACTTCGAGAGCGCCGAGAACCGAGGGCGAGCATGA
- the hemC gene encoding hydroxymethylbilane synthase codes for MNGQALRLGTRRSRLAMAQSRQVADAVSQVTGRSVELVEITTYGDTSREHLAQIGGTGVFVTALRDALLSGEVDFAVHSLKDLPTAQPDDLVLAAIPVREDPRDVLIARDGRTFAQLPDGARVGTGSPRRMAQLNAYARDHGTTIETVPIRGNVDTRIGYVRSGELDGVVLAAAGMKRIGRIEEVTDFLPVDTVLPAPGQGALAIECAADNADLFAALAELDDPFTRAAVTAERSLLAALEAGCSAPVGALADLLADGQIVKEMRLRGVVGTTDGSTLVQLSTTGPVPETHDQAMALGRELAAEMLAKGAAGLMGERAH; via the coding sequence ATGAATGGGCAAGCACTGAGACTGGGGACCAGGCGGAGCAGACTCGCCATGGCCCAGTCCCGGCAGGTGGCGGATGCCGTGAGCCAGGTGACAGGGCGATCCGTCGAGCTTGTGGAGATCACGACCTACGGGGACACGTCCCGCGAGCATCTCGCGCAGATCGGCGGTACGGGGGTCTTCGTGACCGCCCTGCGCGACGCGCTCCTGAGCGGTGAGGTCGACTTCGCCGTCCACTCCCTCAAGGACCTGCCGACCGCGCAGCCCGACGATCTGGTGCTGGCCGCGATCCCGGTGCGTGAGGACCCGCGCGATGTGCTGATCGCCCGCGACGGGCGCACCTTCGCGCAACTGCCCGACGGGGCGCGGGTCGGGACCGGCTCGCCGCGTCGCATGGCCCAGTTGAACGCGTACGCGCGGGACCACGGGACGACGATAGAGACCGTTCCGATCCGTGGGAACGTCGATACGCGGATCGGGTACGTGCGCAGTGGTGAGCTCGATGGTGTCGTGCTTGCTGCGGCTGGGATGAAGAGGATCGGACGGATCGAGGAAGTGACCGACTTCCTGCCCGTCGACACTGTTTTGCCCGCCCCCGGCCAGGGGGCCCTCGCGATCGAGTGTGCCGCGGACAACGCGGACCTCTTCGCTGCGCTCGCCGAGCTCGACGACCCGTTCACCCGGGCCGCCGTGACCGCCGAGCGGTCCCTGCTCGCCGCCCTGGAGGCCGGCTGCAGTGCACCTGTGGGTGCGCTCGCCGACCTTCTGGCCGACGGGCAGATTGTCAAGGAAATGCGCCTGCGCGGCGTCGTCGGCACGACCGACGGCTCGACGCTGGTGCAGTTGTCCACCACCGGTCCCGTGCCCGAGACACATGACCAAGCAATGGCGCTCGGCCGTGAACTCGCCGCCGAGATGCTTGCCAAGGGCGCGGCCGGTCTGATGGGGGAGCGAGCACATTGA
- a CDS encoding uroporphyrinogen-III synthase: MSPTTLPAGLEHGHVTFLGAGPGDPGLLTLRAVEALANADVLVAEPEVIDVVRTHARRNVTVLDTETGASPDTPQLTVVDGTSTTPGVPASKDAANIVMEAARGGRRVVRAVSGDPGLDAYAAEEMLACAAAGVPFEVVPGVAAAVGVPAYAGVPLRDAQGADVRFVDARTASGRCWTEVGASDGTVVVSATLESVGAAAGELVAAGRKPDTPMTVTVAGTTTRQRTWAATLGTIAQTLKQAKVLPSPEGGRPVIAVVGERSAAAQRDQLSWFESKPLFGWKVLVPRTKEQAASLSDQLRSYGAVPHEVPTIAVEPPRTPQQMERAVKGLVTGRYEWIAFTSVNAVKAVREKFEEYGLDARAFAGIKVAAVGEQTAKALIAFGVKPDLVPSGEQSAAGLLEDWPPYDPVFDPIDRVFLPRADIATETLVAGLIELGWEVDDVTAYRTVRASPPPAETREAIKGGGFDAVLFTSSSTVRNLVGIAGKPHNVTVIACIGPATAKTAEEHGLRVDVMAPEPSVHRLAEALADFGLRRRAAALEAGDPVTRPSERRPGSRRRRTT; encoded by the coding sequence TTGAGCCCCACCACCCTTCCCGCCGGCCTCGAACACGGGCACGTCACCTTCCTCGGTGCCGGACCCGGGGATCCGGGACTGCTGACTCTGCGCGCCGTCGAGGCGCTGGCGAACGCGGATGTCCTGGTCGCCGAACCCGAAGTGATCGACGTCGTCCGCACGCACGCCAGACGAAACGTCACCGTGCTCGACACCGAAACGGGGGCGAGCCCGGACACGCCTCAGCTAACGGTAGTTGACGGCACGTCAACTACCCCTGGCGTCCCCGCGTCGAAGGACGCGGCCAATATTGTCATGGAGGCCGCGCGCGGCGGCAGGCGGGTCGTCCGTGCCGTCTCGGGCGACCCCGGGCTCGACGCGTACGCCGCCGAGGAGATGCTCGCCTGCGCCGCCGCGGGTGTGCCCTTCGAAGTCGTGCCCGGTGTCGCCGCCGCTGTCGGTGTGCCCGCGTACGCGGGTGTGCCTTTGCGGGACGCCCAGGGTGCTGACGTGCGGTTCGTGGACGCCCGTACGGCGTCCGGGCGTTGCTGGACCGAGGTCGGGGCGTCCGACGGGACCGTTGTCGTTTCGGCGACTCTTGAGTCCGTGGGTGCTGCTGCGGGGGAGCTTGTCGCCGCGGGGCGTAAGCCCGATACGCCGATGACCGTCACTGTTGCCGGTACTACTACTCGGCAGCGGACCTGGGCCGCGACGCTCGGGACCATCGCGCAGACGCTGAAGCAGGCCAAGGTGCTGCCCTCGCCCGAGGGCGGGCGGCCGGTGATAGCCGTGGTCGGCGAGCGTTCCGCCGCCGCCCAGCGCGACCAGTTGTCGTGGTTCGAGTCCAAGCCGCTGTTCGGCTGGAAGGTGCTCGTGCCGCGTACGAAGGAGCAGGCGGCCTCGCTCTCCGACCAGCTGCGGTCGTACGGGGCCGTGCCGCACGAGGTGCCGACGATCGCCGTCGAGCCGCCGCGGACGCCTCAGCAGATGGAGCGGGCCGTCAAGGGGCTCGTGACCGGGCGGTACGAGTGGATCGCCTTCACGTCGGTGAACGCCGTCAAGGCCGTGCGGGAGAAGTTCGAGGAGTACGGGCTTGATGCTCGGGCTTTTGCCGGGATCAAGGTTGCCGCGGTGGGGGAGCAGACCGCCAAGGCGTTGATCGCCTTTGGTGTGAAGCCGGATCTGGTGCCGAGTGGGGAGCAGTCTGCGGCTGGGTTGTTGGAGGACTGGCCTCCTTACGATCCCGTTTTTGATCCGATCGACCGGGTGTTCCTGCCTCGGGCCGATATCGCCACGGAGACGTTGGTCGCCGGGCTGATCGAGCTCGGGTGGGAGGTCGATGACGTCACTGCCTATCGGACCGTGCGGGCCTCGCCTCCTCCTGCGGAGACTCGTGAGGCGATCAAGGGTGGTGGGTTCGACGCTGTTCTTTTCACGTCGTCCAGCACTGTGCGGAACCTGGTGGGTATCGCCGGGAAGCCGCACAACGTGACTGTCATTGCCTGTATCGGGCCTGCCACGGCCAAGACCGCCGAGGAGCATGGGCTGCGGGTCGATGTCATGGCTCCGGAGCCGTCCGTGCATCGGCTGGCCGAGGCGCTGGCCGACTTCGGGCTTCGTCGGCGGGCCGCGGCTCTTGAGGCCGGGGATCCTGTTACTCGGCCCAGTGAGCGGCGGCCGGGGTCCCGGCGGAGGCGTACCACGTAG